A segment of the Bacillus sp. es.034 genome:
GGAATCGCGGCAGCCGCTTACGCCGGAATACCGGTCACGCACAGGGATGCAAGCTCAAGCGTTGCCTTTGTAACGGGGCATAAACAAAACAATCAACTTGAAGATGAAAAATGGGAAAGCTTATCGAAAGGAATCGATACCCTCGCCATCTATATGGGAGTCAGTAATCTCCCTTATATCAGAGAAAAGCTTATACAATATGGGAAATCCAAGCATACCCCTGTGGCACTTGTTCACTGGGGGACGACAGAAGTGCAAAAGACCGTTACAGGGACCCTTGATACCATCATTGATATCGTAAAAGAGGAAAAAATAGAAAATCCAAGCATGATCATCGTAGGCGAAGTGGTAAGGTACCGTGAGAAAATTCAATGGTTTGAAAAGAAAATGATCATGAGCGAGGCTTTATAGATGAAACGTGCGGTATTGTATGTGTGCCATGGCAGTCGTTTGGTGAAAGCCCGTGAAGAAGCTGTTGCCTTCATCAAGCGATGTCAGGAACATGTCGAGGCGGATATTCAGGAAATAAGCTTCCTTGAACTTGCCAGCCCTTCCATAGAAGAAGGATTCCGTTCATGCGTGGACAGAGGGGCCACTCACCTGACTGTCGTACCACTCCTCCTTCTGACGGCGGTCCATGCCAAGAAGGATATCCCTGAAGAGATTCAAAAGTGCAAAGGCTTATATCCTCATATTAAGGTGAAATACGGACGTCCAATCGGCGTACACGATCGGATGGTCGAAAGTGTCATCAATAAGATGGAGGAGGCTGCACCACTTCATTCTTCTACAATCGCCATTTTAATCGGAAGGGGGAGTTCGGATCCGGATGTCAAGAGGGACCTCTGTGGTCTAGCTGAGCTTGTCCACAGAAAAACAGCGATAAGCGAGGTAAGAACATGCTATTTAACGGCAGCTTCCCCGAGCTTTACAGAGACTCTGGAATCTGTAAGGTATTCAGATAAAAACGTCATCTTCATTCCATATCTTTTATTTACCGGGTTACTGATGAAGGGAATTGAAAAAGAAATTCAGGGAACGAATAATGAACATATCATTCTGGGGAATTATTTAGGGTATGATCCGCTTGTGGAAGAAGCGTTCCTGTACAGGGTAAATGAGTCAATTTGGCCTAAAGGAGAAACCTATGCTGCCTGTCATGATTGATGTCTGTGGGAAACAAGTAACCATTGTGGGTGGAGGGAAAGTGGCATTTCGTAAGCTCTCTGTATTTCTTGAGCAGAGAGCAAGGATTACCGTCATCAGTCCGGAGGTAGTCGATGAGATCAAAGTATTACATGAAGAGAATAAGATTTCATGGTTCAAGAGAGAAGTGGCAAGTGAGGATGTTAGAAACGCATTTATCGTCATCGCTGCCACAAACAAACGATCGGTGAACGAACAGGTGAAAAAGTATTCCGAGGAAAACCAGCTATTATGTGTAGTGGACAACGGGGATTGCGGAAATATGCAGATGGTCTCCTTTAAGCAAAAAGGAAATCTGACAATCGCTGTTTCAACTGGTGGAGCAAGTCCATTCTTAGCAAAGAAGCTTACGAATCAACTGTCTCAACCATTTGATGATTTGTTCATCGAGAAGCTTGCAATCATTTCTTCTGAGAGAAAGGAAATCAAAGCGTCGGATTTACCTGAAAGGGAAAAAAGAAACCTGTTAAAAGAACTTTCTTGTAAGCTTGAGGGAATCGAAAATGAGTAAAGCATGGGGAAACTATACTCCCCATGCTTTACTCATCTTTCCCTTTGTAAAGGGAATCATTAGTAAACGCTTCTTATTTCACGAACATTTAACTTTGAAATTGTATTAATGTTAGGAAATGAGTCTTTACAAAAGGATGAGTTGCCGGTATACTAACCAATATCAAATCAATCTTTAGTTTTTCACTCATATAATAGCGGGGATATGGCCCGCGAGTTTCTACCGGATTACCGTAAATGATCCGACTATGGGTGAGCAATGATAGGTGCGTCTTTATGGGCGCTCTTTGCCTAACCCAAAGGTCATTGTCTCACTCTGATGTGAGCACAATATCCTTTGGGTTTTTTAGTATCTACAACAGGTAAAGGAGCGATTCATTCATGAATGTATTAAAAAATAAGATCAAAGCGGAGGGTGTCGTCCTTTCAGAAACGGTATTGAAGGTCGATTCATTCCTTAATCATCAAGTTGATCCGGAACTAATGATGGAAATAGGGAAAGAATTTGCACATCGTTTCAAAGAGGAAGGAATCACAAAGATACTGACCATTGAATCTTCAGGAATCGCGCCAGGTGTGATGGCTGCCCTTCATATGAATGTTCCACTGGTCTTTGCACGAAAAAAGAAATCGTTGACGCTAACAGAGGGAGTTCTTACTTCAAAGGTGTATTCATTCACCAAGCAAGAAGAAAATACCATTTCCATCTCGCGGGAGTACATACAAAAAAATGATCGAGTCTTATTGATCGATGATTTCCTGGCAAATGGGCAGGCCGCATTGGGCTTGATCGACTTAGTGAAACAGGCGGAAGCGGTTGTCGCCGGAATTGGAATTGTCATTGAAAAGTCATTTCAAAATGGCGGGAAAATCGTTAGGGATACTGGCTATAGGGTGGAATCTTTAGCTGAAATAGAGTCCCTTGAAAACGGAGAAGTACAATTTAAGCAAGAGGAGGCGACTGTATCATGAAGAATCAGCCTATTAAACTGGCTTCACTTGGTATCCAGCATGTTCTTGCCATGTATGCGGGTGCGGTCATTGTCCCCTTGATCGTCGGAGGAGCCCTTGGACTTTCAGGAGAACAGCTTACGTACCTTGTTTCCATCGATATCTTCATGTGTGGAATCGCGACCCTGCTGCAAGTGTTGAGTAATCGATTCTTCGGGATCGGACTACCCGTTGTTCTCGGATGTACGTTCACGGCAGTCGGGCCCATGATCGCAATTGGAGGTCAGTATGGGATCTCCGCCATCTACGGATCGATTCTCGTTTCAGGTTTATTCGTCATTGCGATCAGTAAATATTTCGGGAAGCTTGTCCGCTTTTTCCCACCTGTCGTGACGGGTTCTGTCGTGACCATCATTGGGATCACACTGATCCCTGTTGCCATGAACAATATGGCAGGCGGTCAGGGGAGTGCTGATTTTGGTTCATTGGAAAATCTGTCATTAGCGTTTGGAACGTTGTTATTCATATTATTCTTATATAAATTCTTTACAGGGTTTGTCCGCTCAGTATCCATTTTACTCGGACTGATGGCAGGAACGGCTGTCGCTTTCGTTCTCGGAAAAGTCGATTTCAGTGCAGTTGGTGATGCTTCGTGGTTTCATATGGCTAAACCATTCTACTTCGGGATGCCGACGTTTGAAATAACAGCCATCCTCACGATGATTCTTGTAGCCATGGTCAGCCTGGTCGAGTCAACAGGTGTCTATTTCGCCCTCGGGGATATCACTGATAAAAAGATTTCAGAAGAAGATTTAGCAAGAGGGTATCGTGCAGAAGGATTGGCCATCGTCCTCGGTGGATTATTCAACGCATTTCCGTATACGGCGTATTCCCAGAACGTCGGATTGGTTCAGCTTTCGGGTGTAAAGCGGAATAATGTGATATATGCAACGGGTGCTTTCCTTGTGATCCTTGGTTTGGTCCCGAAAATCGGTGCTCTCACCACGGTGATTCCTGCTTCCGTATTGGGAGGTGCGATGGTCGCCATGTTCGGTATGGTGGTCGCGTACGGAATCAAAATGCTCAGTCACGTGAATTTTGCATCACAGGAGAATCTATTGATTATCGCGTGTTCTGTAGGAATGGGACTTGGGGTAACGGCTGTCCCTGAATTGTTTGCTCAAATGCCGACAAGCATCCGCATCTTGACGGATAATGGAATTGTTGCAGGCAGTTTAACGGCGATAGGGCTGAATATCTTTTTTAATGTTTTATCTAAACGAAAGTTGAATGTTGTGGTGAGGGAGCAAAAAGCTTCATGATTTTGATAAAACCGTCATTTCTATTCCATTTAGAGATGACGGTTTTTTCTTCGCGGTATATTTCTGAATTATCTGATAGTAAGAAGGGGAAACGGACACCCGTCACGAACATTATGGATAGGGAATGTGTCAGAATGGAACACCTTACTTATAAGGAGGAAAAAAATGTACGCAACCACTGGATCTATTTTTGACCAAACGGTAATGAAATTCCGCAATAAGGAGGCCATTGTAGAAGAGAAGACTGGTAAGCGGTTAACCTTTGGGGAGTGGCAGGATGAAGTCCATCGTGTGGCCAATGCCCTCTTGGATGCAGGTGTAAGAAAAGGGGACCGGGTTTCTACGTATCTATTCAATACATTGGAGTTAGCCAATGTCTATTTTGCATGCGGAAAAATCGGTGCCGTGATCAATCCGATAAACTTCCGTCTGAAAGGAAAGGAAATTCACTTTATTTTAGAAGATGCAGAACCTAAGGTCGTACTGTTTGAAGAAGCTCTCTCCCAACCGATTGAAGGGATATCCAAGAACTTTCCTCAGACCCTTTTTTGGTATGTGGGGGGCAAAACGCCAGCATTTGCTTATAGCTATCATGAGGTAGTGAGTCCTTGTTCCACGGCACTTGCAGATTTTTCAGTAGAAGAAACGGACATTTATGCCATCATGTACACGAGCGGGACCACCGGGAGACCAAAAGGGGTGCTTCACAGACACCGGGATATGGCGGAGCAAAGCTTGATCTGTACGTCGGTTATGGGGCTTACACCAAATGATATCGGACTTGTGACAGCTCCAATGTTCCATTGTGCCGAGCTTCATTGCTGTTTCCTTCCACGGGTACAAGCGGGGGCGAAAAATATCATCGTTCATCAGTTCGAGCCTCAGACGGTATTGAATGTGATACAACGGGAGAAAGTCACCAACCTTTTTGCGGCACCGACGATGTGGAATATGCTTCTTCAGCATGGGGTGGAGAAGTATGATACTTCATCACTCCGGATAGGTCTCTACGGGGCTGCCCCAATGGCACCAGTTCTTGTCAGGGCTCTTCAAGAAACGATGAATGTCGACCTGATCCAGGCGTATGGTCAGACGGAGATGGGGCCAGCGGTTACGTTCCTGCTTCAGGATGAACAGTTAACGAAGGCTGGTTCCGCCGGTCGTGCCGCTTATAACCATGAAATACGAGTGGTAAGACCCAATGAGAACGGTCCTTCCGATCCTGATGATATGTGTAAGCCTGGTGAAGTAGGGGAAATCATTGTCAGGGGCTCATGCACAATGCTTGAATACTTTAACCGGAAGGAAGCGACGGAAAAAGCGTTGTATAAAGGCTGGTACCACTCCAGTGACTTAGGTTACATGGATGAGGAAGGATATTTGTATGTGGCCGACAGGGTGGATGATATGGTGATTACAGGAGGGGAGAACGTCTATCCGCGTGAGGTAGAGGACGCCCTGCATGTTCATGAAGATGTGTTGGATGTCGCAGTTCTCGGTCAGCCGGATGAAACATGGGGAGAGCAGGTTTTGGCAGTAGTGGTGTCAAAAAATCCTTCTCTATCATCAGAGGACCTTGATTTATTTCTGAAGAATGGTGATCTGTTGGCAGACTATAAGAGGCCACGGGAATATGTATTTGTGAATGAGCTTCCCCGTAATGCAAGTGGGAAGATTCAAAAGTTTCTGCTGAGGGAGAATGTTGTTCAAAAAGAAAAGCGACTATAGAGTGATGGTAAGGGTCTAGAGCTTGAATGTTTGTTGAATTATGGGAATGCAGTTTAACTGGCTGCATTCTTTTTTTGATTAAATGTCAGAATAATAAAATTTTTATTGAAAGTGAAGGATAATATGCATTATACTATTGGGAATGAAGGATTTACTTCAAACTTTAAAAAGGAGAAGGTATGACTAATCAATCAATTTCTCAAATCATTAAAGAGCATTACTCAACGTTATCCACCGGGCAAAAAAAAGTGGCAGAATTGATTTTGCAGAATCAAGGTGAGGCAGCGATTCTCACGGCATTTCAGATGGGGAGAAAAGTGGGTGTAAGTGAGACAACTGTCATTCGCCTGGGGTATGCATTAGGATTCAAGGGATATTCAGACATGCAGGATATAGTAAGAAAGGATTGGTTGGAAAAGAAAAATGGGAAAAAGGATGAAGTATATACTTCAGCATCAAACGTAAATGAAGGAAATGATGTATTCAGGCAGATTATTCAAAAAGAAAAATCGGTCCTTGAGCAGTTGTTTAGGCAGTTAAACGAAGAAGGTCTATGGAAAGCCGTCGATCGTTGCATTGATTCTGAGAGGGTTTACATAGGCGGATTCGGAAGTTCATACGGAGCGGCTTATTGGATGTATTACGCCCTAAAACAGTACAGAGGAAATGTATATCTCTCTAACCCAACTGGATTTTTCCCGGAAGATATTTGTGATTTAGATGAGGATTCTACGGTAGTTCTGTTTTCATTTCCACGATTTCGAAAAGAATCTTTAGAGCTTGCAGAAAGGGTGAAGAAACAAGGTTCTTTTGTTATTGCTATAACAAATAGACAGCTATCTCCCATTGGGCAGCTGTCAGATCTGACGCTTACTACCGAAGAAGAAATGGATTCAGGACACCATTCCATTGCATCTGTCGTGAGTTTGGTCGAAATGATTCTGGTGGGCATTCAACATCGAGATCAAGACAACATCAGTCTTCGGCAAACAAAGCTTGAACAGCTATATACAAATCAAGGGTTATTTATCGAATAACATGAATAGAGGGGTGGAGTTTTTATGAATGGGGTTACGCAAACAAAGGAAAAGATAGAAGCTAAATCGTTCAAAAACAGTGATATTTTGACATTCTTACTTCCTTCAATAATTGGAATACTATTATTTATCGTACCTATCACTACAGGTGACGGCATTACCATTCCTGTCGCATACCTGGCAGGGCAAATCAATGTTTACGCCGGTGAACTTATTCCTCCAGTTACGGTCACAATCATGATTCTTTCTGTGATAGGATCTCTCATTGCTATCAGTTTTAAGCCTGCGTTTATTACAAAGAGCCGATACTTAACGACTCTTTTTATGATTCGTCCGTTTTGGCTCATTGCCCGTATTCTTGGTACCGTGTTTGCTGTGATGACGCTTTATCAAGTTGGACCCGGCATGGTTTTCTCAGAGAACACAGGCGGTCTCTTAATCTATGACCTTATCCCGATTTTATTTTCTACTTTTTTACTAGCGGGTTTACTGCTGCCGCTTCTCCTGAATTTTGGTTTGTTGGAGTTTTTCGGTGCATTGCTTTTAAAGGTGATGAGACCCGTCTTTACCCTGCCTGGTCGATCCTCTCTTGATTGTCTCGCATCATGGGTAGGTGATGGGACGATCGGCGTTCTTTTGACGACTAAGCAATATGAAGAAGGCTATTACACAAAGAGGGAAGCGGCTGTTATCGCTACCACTTTTTCAGTTGTTTCCATTACATTCACTATTGTCGTCATCTCCTATTTGAATTTAGAGCAATATTTCCTTCATTATTACGCTACGATCATATTTGCAGGTCTTGTAGCAGCTTTGATCATGCCACGCATACCTCCATTGTCAAGAAAATTGGATACAGGGTATGAAAAGGCGGATTTAAAGAAAGAAACGGGGATTCCATCAGATTTCTCTGTAGTAAAATGGGGTTTTCATCAAGCGGTATCGAAAGCCAAAAAGAATAATGGACCCTTTGCTGTAGTGAAAGAAGGAGTTCAGAACGTATTGGATATGTGGCTTGGTGTGCTGCCGATCGTTATGGCTATTGGAACGGTTGCCTTAGTGATAGCGGAGTTCACGCCAATTTTCACCTATCTTGGGAAGCCATTTGAGCCTGTTCTCATGCTTATGCAAGTTCCAGAATCCAGTGAAGCAGCCCAGACCATGGTAGTCGGATTTGCCGATATGTTCCTTCCAGCGGTCATCGGGAGCGGGATTGAAAGTGAACTAACCCGCTTTATTATCGCTTGTGTTTCTGTCACTCAATTAATCTATATGTCTGAAATGGGTGGATTGCTGCTTGGTTCGAAGTTGCCCGTCAGCATCGTCGATTTAATCTTGATTTTTTTAATCCGAACATGCATCACATTACCAATTGTGGTCGTGATTGCCCACATGATTTTTTGATAGGAGGAAGAAAACGTGAACTTTGTGGAAGAACAACATGATGAGATTCTGAGAACCTATCAGGAGCTGCACAAACTGGCCGAGCCTAGCTGGATGGAGGAAAAAACCTCAAACTATTTAAAAACCAAATTAGCTGATTTTGGTTTTTAAAATAAAAAAATTCGATGGGCATTACGGCTTTCTAGCTGAGGTAGAAGGTAATAAAACAGAAGTGATTGCTCTTCGTGCAGATATGGATGCTTTGCTTCAGGAAGTGAATGGTGTCGTGAAGGCGAATCATTCATGTGGCCATGACGCTCACAGCACGATGGTGTTATATGCTGCACTGGCCATATCGAAAATGAACCTAAATCATACTATTCGCTTTATCTTTCAGCCAGCTGAGGAAAAAGCGGCAGGGGCACTTAAAATGATGGAAGAGAATGTTCTTAAAAATGTGAAATTCTTAGGGGGGATTCACCTTAGACCCGAAGTGGAAGTACCCTATTATAAGGCTGCTCCTGTCATTGTCCATAGCTCAACGGCAGCGCTTAAGGGTACGATAAAAGGGGTGCCTTCTCATGCTGCCCGTCCTGAACAAGGGAATAATCCTCTGGAGTCCGCTTCTTTACTCATCCAGGCAATTGGACAGATTCGATTAGATGTCAGGGATCGTTATTCCATTAAGATAACTGAACTTCACGGAGGAGAATCCTCCAATTCCATTCCTGAACATACGCACTTCACTTTCGATGTAAGGGCGGAGTCCAATGCAACCATGACTGCATTATTGGAAAAAGCAGAACAGGTGGTAGAAGGCATTCAACTGGGGACGGGGACAACCATCAGATATAGTGTGGAAGAATACTTGCCTGCGGCTGTTAAGGATCATCAAGCAATAGAAATAGCACATGAAGCGATATGTTCTGTCCTTGGTGAGAAGAATACAATTTCAGAGTGCATCTCTCCTGGAGCAGAAGACTTTCATTTTTACTCAATCAAAAATCCGGGATTATCTTCTACGATGATCGGTCTTGGATGTGGTCTCACACCAGGGCTGCACCATCCTGCCATGCGATTCAATCTCGAATCTCTTGTCTATGGAACCAAGATATTAATACAGATGATCGTAGAAGCAGATCAGAAACAATGGTAGGCAAGGAGGGGAAGAAAATGAAAAATGGCATCCTTTCATCAATGAATATCAGGAAACTGCAATCAGTAGAGGAATTGGAAGTTGTAAGAAAACTGGAGTCCCTTATCTGGAGCTTTGAAGATTCTGTTCCTGTTAACCAATCTATTGCAGTCGTGAAAAATGGAGGATTCATCCTCGGGGCCTTTTATCAAGAGAAACTGATCGGTTTTCAATATAGCTTTCCAGGCTTCGACGGAAGAAAGGTATATCTCGTATCACACAGTTTAGGAATCCATCCCGATTTTAGGAAGTTTGGCATCGGGGAAATACTGAAAAAAGCACAAAGAAGCACGGCCATCGAGATGGGGTATGAACTCATCACATGGACGTATGATCCATTGGAAACAGTCAATGGGAACTTAAATTTACATAAGCTTGGTGCAATTGTGAGTCAGTATATCCCAAATGTATATGGGGATATGGATGATCAATTGAATGCGGGAATCCCTACGGATCGATTTCTTGTAAAGTGGTGTATTCATCAATCGGATGAAAAAATTCAATCACTGGATGACATGCATCCAGTGATTGAATTGAAAGAATGCGACAATGGCTGGTCTGTTGATAAGGTGTATTTAACGCTTACACATGATCGGCTTTCCGTTTCGGTACCAGGGCATTTTCAGGAATTAAAAAAAACGGACTTTTCACTTGCCTTGGATTGGCGGAAAAAGACAAGAGATGTGTTCTCTCATTATTTACATCAGGGTTGGATCGTAACAGACTTAGTGAAAGACTATAAGCACCAAGGGCAGTACTTATACTTCCTGGAGAAAGGTGACAATCGCAATGGAAATTAAACGAATCATTCTCAGACAAATCAAGATGGACTTACTGCATCCATTTACGACAAGTGTTGGAACGGAAAAGGATAAAATGATTATCCTCGTTGAAGTAAAATCAGCATCCGGTGTGTCTGGTTGGGGAGAGTCAGTGGCAATTACCCAGCCCATTTATAATGAAGAAACGGTGGAAACGAACTGGCATATGATGAGTGACCACCTGATTCCACTTCTACAGCAGGAAGTGGTCCAACATCCTGATGAAGTATCCCATCGGTTTAAAAAAATCAGGGGCAATTATAATGCAAAAGCGGCTTTAGAAGGTGCTGTTTGGGATCTATATGCTAAAGAAAATGACATCTCATTAGCAAAAGCACTTGGAGGGACGAAAGATAGAATTGAAGTAGGGATAAGTGTCGGTATTCAGCAGTCAGAAGCCAAAATGTTAAACCAAATTGAAAACTACCTGAAAGAAGGCTATAAGAGGATCAAAGTGAAAATTCAACCAGGCTGGGATGTCGACATCATTAAGGCGGTTCGCCAGGAATTTCCTGATACTCCCCTAATGGCTGATGCCAACTGTGCCTATTCCTTGGATGATATTGACATCCTCAAGGAACTCGATGAATTCAATTTAATGATGATCGAACAGCCACTCGATCATGATGACATCATAGATCACGCCAAGCTTCAGTCTCAACTCCGCACACCGATCTGTTTAGACGAGAGCATTCATAGTTTTGAAGATGCCAGAAAAGCAATTGAACTCGGCAGCTGTAAAATAATGAATCTGAAAATCGGTCGGGTTGGAGGGCTGACAGAATCCAGAAAGATCCATGATTTATGTGTAGAAGAACGTATTCCTATGTGGTGCGGGGGGATGCTTGAAGCAGGGATCGGAAGGGCTCATAATGTTGCCATTACGTCATTGAGTAACTTCACCCTGCCCGGAGATACGGCTCCTTCCTCACATTACTGGAAGAGGGATATCATCTCAAACGGGGTGGAAATGACGGATGGGTATATAACAGTACCCGACACACCAGGAATAGGATACGAACCCGATTTCGCTCATATTGAAGCGTTGACTATGTATAGTAAAGTGTTCCATTTTACATGACATTAAAAGGCCTGAATGGTGTTTCGTAAAAAAGGTGGAAACATTTGTTCTGTTATTAAAAATCAAGCATATCGGGCAGTAAACAAGAGATATTTCAAGAAATCTAAAGATATAAGTAGAGCCTGGAAAATTATTTTCCAGGCTCTACTATTATTTCTCGCAATTAGTAGAATATAAGACCGGCACCCCGCATACGTCACTTTTCATAACGGCGCTGAAAACAGTCGAGGCTACTCCAGTGAAGTTATTACACAGGTTAGAGATATCATCGTTTAAAAAACTGAATTCCTGGAAGAACACCAGGAAAAAATTACTTTCAAATAAAGAGATGGGGGAATTTAACAATCCGGGGTTTTCTTATGAAATAGGAACCTTACGTGGAAAAGAACTAAAAGAGTTTGGATTTAACCTGGACTTTTCACCTGTACTAGATGTCAACAGCAATCCGGATGATCCAGTAATCGGAAACCGTTCCTTTGGCCGTAATCCTGCGACAGTGAAATCTTATTTAGGTGGATTCATTTCATAAATGTAGGGAGATTCTTTTCAACGTACAACTGCGGAAGAAGAGTGAACATATGGAAGTGTTTCGTTACAAATTTAAAGTTTACATAATGTAAATTATAGGAACCTGAATAAAAAACTCAACTTCAGTCTCGTATCACAAGTATACTATTTATAATGAGACAAAAGAAAAAATACGGATGATCTTCTTTAATTTGTTATTGGGTTATCAAATGTTTCAATCCATTCAATAGTTATCTGGCTGCTCATTCATAGCAAGTTATAAAGAATCAATTCTTATCATCAATTCTTATCATCAATTCATCATAAAAATGCTATTATCTGACTCTTTAAGTTCCCAATTGAAATATATAGACATCTTTATTATCTTAGCTGTGTGCCTTTCCTAATTACTGGATTTTGGCTATTTATCTTCTTTAGTTTACATAATATCTTCGTGATCATTCATGCTCTTACAAGTTTTTCATCAATATCTTGTAAACTGCTCAATGAAAATAAGCATAGAGAGTCCCTGGAGTCCTCTCTATGCTCTAACATTATTTAATGAGATATTGTCTTGGTGTCCCGAAATAAAGCGTTTGCTGATATTCAGGGTATATGGATTCGAAGCAGATGATAATGGGCGCATCAAGGAGCCACGGATAATACGTGTAAAAGTCTTTATCCCCGTTCACCATTGCTGCGAGGGCCAGTGGCAGCTCCTTTTTGAAGATCATGAATCGAACGTGTGAGAGCTGCTGATCGAATTCTCCCCCACTGACAAATACAGTCCCGGTCAGCGTATATTGACCCAGGTTCCGTCTCCATTCTCCCAACACTTCGTCCCTCATCGTCAAATTGATTTTTTCAAGATCATAGTGGCAGCCGATACTTAAGTATAGTTCGCCTGTCGTATCGGAATGGGTTAACGTGTACTTCCTGTTATCAATCGGATTGAAGATGGATGCAGGCGGCAGATATTGAACCGTCAATTTTTCAGGTTTAAATTCACTCATGTATAAGCCTCCTTTACAGTAATGGGCTTATAACAGAGTATGAAACCTGCCTAGAAACGGTTCCTTTTCAATTTTCTCTCCACTTAATTTTAATCAACTTCCATTTACCTTTTTCATAATACCAATAAGAAGTGGCTGTTCCAATGCCATCAGCATGATAGGCGCCACTGATTTGCTGGTAACCCTTCAGCCCTTTACCGGGTTTCCCAAAAATCTTGACCGGTTCGAAAAAGGCATACGGTCCCACCATCAATTCCATTGGTTCATTTAGATGTCCGTCGGTATAAATCCCCAGTCTTTCATAATCCTCTTTCCGATCGCTTAAATCCACTGTGTAGGATTGATTTGTATCCACGAACGTAATGGATGCCTTGTATTGATCTTCAAATTGAGCTTGGATCGTAAGGGGCTCAGGCAGTCCGATATCCACGAGCTTATTGTCGGCCAATGTATGGAGAGCCATATTGTAAAGGCCGCCGCTACCACCTGTTGCAGCTGAATACAGCATATCCTTAATACCATCATGATTTAGATCAACGAATTGAATTTTTGGTTCATAACCACCCTCATAATCAATCCGGATGTCGCTTCCCTTGGACGTTTTGATATCCGCCCAGATTTGCTTGAGAAACAGGGCATCCGGAGAAAAAGGAATCGCCTTGAGTGTGATTGTATCTTTCTTACCATCACCTGTCACATCCTTTTTATATACTGTTACAGTCATTTCATTTACCGGTTGTTTTTCTGTCGGTTCTGCAGAATAGTTACCGGCAATGGCATGGAGCGACATAATAAAGAAAGCACCAAATGCAAATAGTAATTCTCTTCTCATGATTCTCTCTCCTCAGTG
Coding sequences within it:
- the cobA gene encoding uroporphyrinogen-III C-methyltransferase, which gives rise to MGKVYLVGAGPGDPELITVKALKSIQKADVILYDRLVNKELLTYAKKGADLIYCGKLPNYHTMKQDTINHFLVRYAASGKVVVRLKGGDPFVFGRGGEEAEACAKKGIPFEIIPGITSGIAAAAYAGIPVTHRDASSSVAFVTGHKQNNQLEDEKWESLSKGIDTLAIYMGVSNLPYIREKLIQYGKSKHTPVALVHWGTTEVQKTVTGTLDTIIDIVKEEKIENPSMIIVGEVVRYREKIQWFEKKMIMSEAL
- a CDS encoding sirohydrochlorin chelatase gives rise to the protein MKRAVLYVCHGSRLVKAREEAVAFIKRCQEHVEADIQEISFLELASPSIEEGFRSCVDRGATHLTVVPLLLLTAVHAKKDIPEEIQKCKGLYPHIKVKYGRPIGVHDRMVESVINKMEEAAPLHSSTIAILIGRGSSDPDVKRDLCGLAELVHRKTAISEVRTCYLTAASPSFTETLESVRYSDKNVIFIPYLLFTGLLMKGIEKEIQGTNNEHIILGNYLGYDPLVEEAFLYRVNESIWPKGETYAACHD
- a CDS encoding NAD(P)-dependent oxidoreductase, translated to MLPVMIDVCGKQVTIVGGGKVAFRKLSVFLEQRARITVISPEVVDEIKVLHEENKISWFKREVASEDVRNAFIVIAATNKRSVNEQVKKYSEENQLLCVVDNGDCGNMQMVSFKQKGNLTIAVSTGGASPFLAKKLTNQLSQPFDDLFIEKLAIISSERKEIKASDLPEREKRNLLKELSCKLEGIENE
- a CDS encoding xanthine phosphoribosyltransferase, whose amino-acid sequence is MNVLKNKIKAEGVVLSETVLKVDSFLNHQVDPELMMEIGKEFAHRFKEEGITKILTIESSGIAPGVMAALHMNVPLVFARKKKSLTLTEGVLTSKVYSFTKQEENTISISREYIQKNDRVLLIDDFLANGQAALGLIDLVKQAEAVVAGIGIVIEKSFQNGGKIVRDTGYRVESLAEIESLENGEVQFKQEEATVS
- a CDS encoding nucleobase:cation symporter-2 family protein; protein product: MKNQPIKLASLGIQHVLAMYAGAVIVPLIVGGALGLSGEQLTYLVSIDIFMCGIATLLQVLSNRFFGIGLPVVLGCTFTAVGPMIAIGGQYGISAIYGSILVSGLFVIAISKYFGKLVRFFPPVVTGSVVTIIGITLIPVAMNNMAGGQGSADFGSLENLSLAFGTLLFILFLYKFFTGFVRSVSILLGLMAGTAVAFVLGKVDFSAVGDASWFHMAKPFYFGMPTFEITAILTMILVAMVSLVESTGVYFALGDITDKKISEEDLARGYRAEGLAIVLGGLFNAFPYTAYSQNVGLVQLSGVKRNNVIYATGAFLVILGLVPKIGALTTVIPASVLGGAMVAMFGMVVAYGIKMLSHVNFASQENLLIIACSVGMGLGVTAVPELFAQMPTSIRILTDNGIVAGSLTAIGLNIFFNVLSKRKLNVVVREQKAS
- a CDS encoding long-chain-fatty-acid--CoA ligase; translated protein: MYATTGSIFDQTVMKFRNKEAIVEEKTGKRLTFGEWQDEVHRVANALLDAGVRKGDRVSTYLFNTLELANVYFACGKIGAVINPINFRLKGKEIHFILEDAEPKVVLFEEALSQPIEGISKNFPQTLFWYVGGKTPAFAYSYHEVVSPCSTALADFSVEETDIYAIMYTSGTTGRPKGVLHRHRDMAEQSLICTSVMGLTPNDIGLVTAPMFHCAELHCCFLPRVQAGAKNIIVHQFEPQTVLNVIQREKVTNLFAAPTMWNMLLQHGVEKYDTSSLRIGLYGAAPMAPVLVRALQETMNVDLIQAYGQTEMGPAVTFLLQDEQLTKAGSAGRAAYNHEIRVVRPNENGPSDPDDMCKPGEVGEIIVRGSCTMLEYFNRKEATEKALYKGWYHSSDLGYMDEEGYLYVADRVDDMVITGGENVYPREVEDALHVHEDVLDVAVLGQPDETWGEQVLAVVVSKNPSLSSEDLDLFLKNGDLLADYKRPREYVFVNELPRNASGKIQKFLLRENVVQKEKRL